The following proteins are encoded in a genomic region of Mycobacterium sp. 155:
- a CDS encoding ComEA family DNA-binding protein: MSTELPEQRLRRRLAPADTVPDDLESEREPGAPPDSALTRWLPDTASDGPSGWLAAARADPGRAGVVALAVVGVLAVLVTVFTLIRDKPPPVTAANLPPVQMVSSASATPSATAGPVVVSVVGLVHKPGLATLDAGARIADALAAAGGPLDGADLIGLNMARRVTDGEQIVVGIAAPPGKPATMGSSVTGGSTTTSSGPAAPGAPGPVDLNTATVEQLDALPGVGPVTAAAIVAWRDTHGRFGSVDQLGEVDGIGQARLEKLRPLVRV, translated from the coding sequence ATGTCCACCGAACTGCCCGAGCAGCGGTTGCGCCGTCGGCTGGCGCCCGCCGACACGGTCCCCGATGATCTTGAGTCCGAACGTGAGCCTGGTGCTCCGCCGGACAGTGCGCTGACGCGCTGGCTGCCCGATACCGCATCCGACGGCCCATCGGGCTGGCTCGCGGCCGCGCGCGCCGACCCGGGACGGGCCGGGGTGGTGGCACTGGCCGTCGTCGGCGTGCTGGCCGTCCTGGTCACGGTGTTCACCCTGATCCGCGACAAGCCGCCGCCGGTGACAGCCGCCAATCTTCCTCCGGTGCAGATGGTTTCGTCGGCAAGTGCCACACCGAGCGCCACCGCCGGGCCCGTGGTGGTCAGCGTCGTGGGCTTGGTTCACAAACCCGGCCTGGCCACTCTGGATGCCGGAGCCCGCATCGCCGATGCACTCGCCGCAGCCGGCGGCCCGCTGGACGGAGCCGATCTCATCGGGCTGAACATGGCACGGCGCGTCACCGACGGCGAACAGATCGTCGTCGGAATCGCTGCGCCGCCGGGAAAACCGGCCACCATGGGCAGTTCGGTGACGGGCGGGAGCACTACGACATCGTCCGGGCCGGCGGCGCCAGGGGCGCCGGGACCAGTGGATCTCAACACCGCGACTGTGGAGCAACTCGACGCGTTGCCCGGGGTCGGTCCGGTGACCGCGGCCGCGATCGTGGCCTGGCGCGACACCCATGGCCGGTTCGGCAGCGTGGATCAGCTCGGCGAGGTCGACGGAATCGGCCAGGCGCGCCTGGAGAAACTGCGGCCGTTGGTCCGGGTGTGA
- a CDS encoding ComEC/Rec2 family competence protein: protein MAGEPEAEIDRLDLRLVPAALTAWVVTATGIVWGIEGSALAVVAAVGLIAGLARFSGLRFGVAAVLAVAAAGAGFSVAIGLRVHQQQHHPITVRYGGGATVVVTPTETPRTITGGRLMFRGSLSELDGSAVAGRVLVFAPAGGYTEMTAGRPARFRAAVGRPTRRDLTVAVLTASGQPSLGQATVLQRAAQRIRAGFAESARAALPADQAAMLPALALGDTSTVDGQTTARFRTAGLTHLTAVSGANVTIVCGALLLTAGLVGPRVAVGFAALGLIGFVIVVQPSASVLRAAVMGAVTLFAVLIHRRRRAIPALAASVIVLMVAAPELAVDAGFALSVAATAGIVVLAPVWTRRLVARGWPRPLAAAVSVAAVAQLVTAPLVAGMSGTFSVVAVAANLAVAAVIPPITVLGTSAAVIATVWPAAAQLLIRFTGPELWWLLSVANWASAVPGAAVPTPSGWAGVALVTVGAVALVSAWRWRWIRRITAGLAVCLSAWMLADVLQT, encoded by the coding sequence ATGGCAGGCGAGCCCGAGGCCGAAATCGACCGGTTGGATCTACGACTGGTGCCCGCGGCCTTGACAGCATGGGTCGTGACGGCCACGGGAATCGTGTGGGGTATCGAGGGTTCGGCGCTCGCGGTTGTGGCCGCTGTCGGGTTGATCGCAGGGCTGGCCCGGTTCAGCGGGCTCCGGTTCGGCGTTGCCGCGGTCCTGGCGGTGGCGGCCGCCGGTGCGGGGTTCTCCGTGGCTATCGGCTTGCGCGTGCACCAACAGCAACACCACCCGATCACGGTTCGCTACGGCGGCGGCGCCACGGTGGTTGTCACTCCGACCGAGACGCCGCGGACCATCACGGGCGGCCGACTGATGTTCCGCGGTTCCCTGAGCGAACTGGACGGCAGCGCGGTGGCGGGACGGGTCCTGGTGTTCGCACCGGCCGGCGGCTACACCGAGATGACCGCCGGACGTCCCGCGCGATTCCGGGCCGCGGTCGGCCGACCCACTCGTCGCGATCTCACAGTGGCTGTTCTCACGGCGAGTGGGCAGCCGTCGCTCGGGCAGGCCACGGTGCTACAGCGGGCGGCCCAGCGGATCCGCGCTGGGTTCGCCGAGTCGGCGCGGGCCGCCTTGCCGGCGGACCAGGCGGCTATGTTGCCGGCGCTGGCGCTGGGGGACACCTCGACTGTCGACGGGCAGACCACCGCCCGGTTCCGTACGGCCGGATTGACCCATCTGACCGCGGTGTCCGGCGCCAACGTCACCATCGTCTGCGGTGCACTGCTGCTGACCGCGGGACTTGTCGGGCCGCGGGTCGCGGTCGGTTTCGCGGCGCTCGGGCTGATCGGGTTCGTCATCGTCGTGCAGCCGTCGGCCAGCGTGCTGCGCGCCGCAGTAATGGGCGCGGTGACCCTTTTCGCGGTGCTGATCCATCGTCGACGGCGGGCCATCCCCGCCCTGGCGGCCAGCGTCATCGTGCTTATGGTCGCCGCGCCCGAACTTGCCGTCGATGCCGGGTTCGCCCTATCGGTCGCGGCGACGGCCGGCATCGTCGTGCTCGCGCCGGTGTGGACACGCCGGCTCGTGGCTCGTGGTTGGCCCCGACCGTTGGCGGCGGCCGTCAGCGTCGCCGCGGTCGCTCAGCTGGTCACCGCGCCACTGGTGGCCGGGATGTCAGGCACCTTCAGCGTGGTCGCGGTGGCCGCGAATCTTGCGGTCGCCGCGGTGATTCCTCCCATCACGGTGCTGGGAACCTCGGCCGCGGTGATCGCCACGGTGTGGCCCGCGGCGGCGCAACTGCTGATCCGGTTCACTGGTCCCGAGCTGTGGTGGTTGTTGTCGGTGGCGAACTGGGCGTCGGCGGTACCGGGCGCAGCGGTACCGACGCCGTCAGGGTGGGCCGGCGTGGCGCTGGTGACTGTCGGCGCAGTGGCCCTTGTGAGCGCCTGGCGGTGGCGGTGGATACGTCGGATCACGGCTGGGCTGGCCGTGTGTCTGTCGGCCTGGATGCTCGCGGATGTACTCCAAACCTGA
- the holA gene encoding DNA polymerase III subunit delta has translation MSQQAEGLHLVLGDEELLVERAVATVLHAVRAEAGADDVPVDRMRAGEVSTSELAELLSPSLFAEQRLVVLDSAAEAGKDAVSLIAGVAADLPPGTSLVVIHSGGGRAKALADQLKKLGAQVYPCARIAKPAERADFVRREFRALRAKVSDDTVNAVLDAVGSNIRELAAVCSQLVADTDGQVDAAAVRRYHSGKAEVKGFDIADKAVVGDVSGAAEALRWAMLAGEPQVVLADALAEAVHTIARVGPLSGDPYKLAGELGMPPWRIQKAQKQARRWSRDSVAEAMRVVATLNADVKGAAADADYALEAAVRRVAQLAAG, from the coding sequence GTGAGTCAACAGGCCGAAGGGCTACACCTGGTGCTGGGTGATGAGGAACTGCTGGTCGAGCGGGCTGTCGCGACCGTGTTGCATGCCGTCCGCGCGGAGGCGGGAGCCGATGACGTGCCGGTGGACCGGATGCGCGCCGGTGAGGTGAGCACGAGCGAACTGGCCGAGTTGCTCAGTCCATCCCTGTTCGCCGAACAGCGCCTGGTGGTGCTCGATTCCGCTGCCGAGGCCGGCAAGGACGCAGTCTCGCTCATTGCCGGAGTGGCTGCCGATTTACCACCGGGCACCTCACTGGTGGTCATTCACTCCGGTGGCGGCCGGGCCAAGGCATTGGCCGATCAGTTGAAAAAGCTTGGCGCGCAAGTATATCCATGCGCACGGATCGCCAAGCCAGCTGAGCGAGCCGATTTCGTGCGGCGCGAGTTCCGGGCATTGCGGGCCAAGGTGTCCGACGACACCGTCAACGCGGTGCTCGACGCTGTCGGGTCGAACATCCGCGAGTTGGCAGCGGTGTGCTCACAGCTGGTGGCCGACACCGACGGGCAGGTCGACGCAGCCGCGGTCCGTCGGTATCACAGCGGTAAGGCCGAGGTGAAGGGCTTCGACATCGCCGACAAGGCCGTCGTCGGCGACGTGTCCGGCGCCGCGGAAGCGCTCCGTTGGGCGATGCTGGCCGGTGAGCCGCAGGTGGTGTTGGCTGATGCGCTGGCCGAGGCAGTGCACACCATTGCACGGGTGGGTCCGCTCTCGGGAGACCCGTACAAACTGGCCGGTGAGCTCGGTATGCCGCCGTGGCGGATACAGAAGGCGCAGAAGCAGGCGCGGCGATGGTCGCGGGATTCCGTCGCCGAGGCGATGCGAGTGGTAGCCACGCTCAATGCAGACGTAAAGGGCGCAGCGGCGGATGCCGACTACGCCCTTGAGGCGGCGGTGCGCCGAGTGGCGCAGCTCGCCGCCGGGTAG
- the rpsT gene encoding 30S ribosomal protein S20 yields the protein MANIKSQEKRILTNERRRLRNQSVKSSLRTAVRGFREAIEAGDKDKASELLASTSRKLDKAASKGVIHANQAANKKSALALALNKL from the coding sequence GTGGCCAACATCAAGTCGCAGGAAAAGCGCATCCTCACCAACGAGCGCCGGCGGCTGCGCAACCAGTCGGTGAAGTCGTCGCTGCGCACGGCCGTCCGCGGCTTCCGCGAGGCCATCGAGGCCGGTGACAAGGACAAGGCCTCTGAGTTGCTGGCGTCGACCAGCCGCAAGCTCGACAAGGCTGCCAGCAAGGGCGTGATCCACGCCAACCAGGCCGCGAACAAGAAGTCGGCACTGGCCCTGGCTCTGAACAAGCTCTGA
- a CDS encoding MarR family winged helix-turn-helix transcriptional regulator, protein METGTSDTVAFLLAQLGHRAATLFAEQMATLELTPPHAGILRAIGSQPGLSQQSLSTQLSLLPSRVVNYVDDLEDRGYVERRRNPDDRRLHALFLSTAGKKTLRRIGELAHRHDERMTMGLDAAQRENLRSLLQTLADQHELTPHVHPGFRNLGRAGAQRGAQPARLHLPTT, encoded by the coding sequence GTGGAGACTGGCACGTCAGACACCGTGGCGTTTCTGCTGGCACAACTCGGACACCGGGCGGCGACGCTGTTCGCCGAGCAGATGGCGACGCTCGAACTCACCCCGCCGCACGCCGGCATCCTGCGCGCCATCGGGTCGCAGCCCGGACTCAGCCAGCAGTCCCTGAGCACCCAGCTGAGCCTGTTACCGAGCCGGGTGGTGAACTACGTCGACGATCTGGAGGACCGAGGCTACGTCGAGCGACGCCGCAACCCCGACGACCGCAGGCTCCATGCGCTGTTCCTGAGCACCGCGGGCAAGAAGACACTGCGTCGCATCGGGGAGCTGGCACACCGACACGATGAGCGGATGACCATGGGTCTCGATGCAGCACAACGAGAGAACCTACGTTCACTGTTGCAGACGCTCGCCGACCAACATGAGCTGACACCGCACGTGCACCCGGGCTTCCGCAACCTGGGCCGCGCGGGTGCGCAGCGTGGGGCACAGCCGGCCAGGCTTCACCTTCCAACGACGTAG
- a CDS encoding ribonuclease Z: MIEVTLLGTGSPIPDPDRAGPATLIRAGGQTFLVDCGRGVQQRLAAAGSGASTLSALLLTHLHSDHIADLGDVIITRWVTTFTEQTPLQIIGPPGTARVVKATLEAFGPDIGYRIAHHADLTTPPPVEVHEYTEGVVWGRDGVRILVGPTDHRPVTPTIGFRFEHHGASVVIAGDTVPCASLDALADGAGALVHTVIRKDLVEKLPMQRIRDICDYHSSVEEAAATAARAGVGILILTHYVPAIAAGQEDEWRARAATEFDRQIELGNDLHRVEVHPGVCARSRS; this comes from the coding sequence ATGATCGAGGTCACCCTGCTCGGCACCGGCAGCCCCATCCCCGACCCGGACCGGGCGGGGCCAGCCACCCTGATCCGCGCCGGTGGCCAGACGTTTCTGGTCGACTGCGGTCGCGGCGTGCAACAACGGTTGGCCGCAGCCGGTTCCGGAGCCAGTACATTGAGCGCGCTGCTGCTCACCCACCTGCACAGCGATCACATCGCCGACTTGGGCGACGTCATCATCACCCGGTGGGTGACCACCTTCACCGAGCAGACCCCGCTGCAGATCATCGGACCACCCGGCACGGCACGGGTGGTCAAGGCGACGCTCGAGGCGTTCGGGCCCGACATCGGATACCGCATCGCTCATCACGCCGATCTGACCACACCGCCTCCGGTGGAGGTGCACGAATACACCGAGGGGGTGGTGTGGGGTCGCGACGGCGTGCGAATCCTGGTGGGCCCCACCGACCACCGGCCCGTGACGCCGACCATCGGGTTCCGGTTCGAACACCACGGCGCCTCGGTCGTGATCGCCGGTGACACGGTACCGTGCGCGAGCCTCGACGCACTGGCCGACGGTGCGGGCGCCTTGGTGCACACCGTGATCCGCAAGGACCTGGTGGAGAAGCTACCCATGCAGCGCATCCGAGACATCTGCGACTACCACTCCTCCGTCGAGGAGGCCGCGGCCACCGCCGCGCGTGCCGGGGTCGGCATTCTCATCCTCACCCACTACGTACCGGCCATTGCCGCGGGCCAGGAAGACGAGTGGCGCGCCAGGGCCGCAACGGAATTCGACCGGCAGATCGAGCTGGGCAACGACCTACACCGCGTTGAAGTTCATCCGGGAGTGTGTGCCCGGTCGCGCAGCTGA
- a CDS encoding CBS domain-containing protein: protein MRIADVLRNKGAAVATISPEATVSQLLAGLHEMNIGAMVVMGSEGLAGIVSERDVVRKLHELGSSLLAQPVSEIMTTVVATCTPRDTVDHLSVVMTENRVRHVPVLDAGRLAGIVSIGDVVKTRMEELEAEQQQLQAYITQER from the coding sequence ATGCGGATCGCGGACGTGCTGCGCAACAAGGGTGCCGCCGTGGCGACGATATCTCCGGAAGCCACGGTTTCCCAGCTGCTGGCCGGGCTGCACGAGATGAACATCGGAGCGATGGTGGTGATGGGGTCCGAGGGGCTGGCAGGCATCGTCTCCGAACGGGACGTGGTGCGTAAGTTGCATGAACTGGGCAGCAGCCTGTTGGCCCAGCCGGTGTCGGAGATCATGACGACGGTTGTGGCCACCTGCACCCCGCGCGACACGGTCGATCATCTCAGCGTTGTGATGACCGAGAACCGGGTGCGTCACGTGCCCGTGCTCGACGCCGGCCGGCTGGCCGGAATCGTCAGCATCGGCGACGTGGTGAAGACGCGCATGGAGGAACTCGAGGCTGAGCAGCAACAACTGCAGGCCTACATCACGCAGGAGCGCTGA
- a CDS encoding STAS domain-containing protein produces the protein MTYTGPKLTGISTAPAALGVRLCSYPRPPALVIEVGGEIDARSARGVSRYLTRFVHVGRPLVLDFSAVNFLNFAGFKAVLRFATECRQAGRDWVLVASDAVKLLLPVASGYRLPVVESLDEALLRLSEIPKTEWRLRSITTVEAKLLAGG, from the coding sequence ATGACCTACACCGGTCCTAAACTCACCGGCATCTCAACTGCTCCTGCTGCGCTCGGTGTGCGGCTGTGCAGTTACCCGCGCCCTCCGGCGTTGGTTATTGAAGTCGGCGGTGAGATCGACGCTCGCAGCGCCCGTGGTGTCAGCCGCTACTTGACCAGGTTCGTGCACGTTGGTCGCCCGTTGGTCCTCGATTTCAGCGCCGTCAACTTCCTCAATTTCGCCGGTTTCAAGGCGGTACTTCGTTTTGCAACGGAGTGCCGTCAGGCCGGGCGAGACTGGGTATTGGTGGCGAGCGATGCCGTGAAGCTACTCTTGCCGGTCGCTTCCGGCTACCGGTTGCCGGTCGTGGAGTCGTTGGACGAGGCGTTGCTGCGGCTCTCGGAAATCCCGAAGACAGAGTGGCGGCTTCGGTCGATTACGACCGTGGAAGCCAAGTTGTTGGCGGGTGGCTGA
- a CDS encoding GNAT family N-acetyltransferase, producing the protein MAAVDVRPVHKPDVGQLAAVLADAFFDDPVMKWMLPDDARRRRGLAPMFAAMTRHHFLANGGSEVASREGQIGAAALWDPPGRWRHTRLQQLLMMPAFFQAFGRSGTRGQQIEALMREHHPEEPHWYLAMIGSDPAVRGGGFGHALMQSRLDFVDAEHAPAYLESSNPDNVPYYLRFGFEVTGEIRLPDGGPSLTPMWRQPR; encoded by the coding sequence GTGGCCGCCGTCGATGTCCGCCCCGTGCATAAGCCCGACGTCGGGCAGCTCGCTGCCGTGCTGGCGGATGCCTTCTTCGACGATCCGGTGATGAAGTGGATGTTGCCCGACGACGCGCGTCGTCGGCGCGGGTTGGCGCCGATGTTCGCGGCGATGACGCGCCACCACTTCCTGGCGAACGGTGGTAGTGAGGTGGCGAGCCGAGAGGGGCAAATCGGGGCTGCAGCGCTGTGGGATCCGCCGGGGCGGTGGCGGCATACGCGGCTGCAGCAGCTGTTGATGATGCCGGCGTTTTTCCAAGCGTTTGGGCGGAGCGGCACTCGTGGTCAGCAGATCGAGGCGCTGATGAGGGAGCACCATCCCGAGGAACCGCATTGGTACCTCGCGATGATCGGTAGTGACCCCGCGGTCCGCGGCGGCGGTTTCGGCCATGCGTTGATGCAGTCGCGGCTGGACTTCGTCGACGCCGAGCATGCGCCCGCCTATCTGGAATCGAGTAATCCGGACAACGTTCCGTACTACCTGCGGTTCGGGTTCGAGGTGACCGGGGAGATCCGGTTGCCGGACGGCGGCCCATCGCTGACGCCGATGTGGCGACAGCCCCGGTAG
- a CDS encoding type II toxin-antitoxin system PemK/MazF family toxin: protein MLETMASQWKAFQRFAENLVFKEAPKLIQQLQNPETVPRTVQQGIQQGIKLGLEVLAGGQVERTPAITAGRPISQHSVPTAHRARRLVYAPDLDGRADPGEIVWTWVVYEDDPTKGKDRPVLVVGRDQRTLLGLMLSSQEHRRNDPQWIAIGTGSWDYDGRASWVRLDRVLDVPEEGIRREGAILDRDRFEAVAARLRAEYSWS from the coding sequence ATGCTCGAAACCATGGCGTCGCAGTGGAAGGCGTTCCAACGCTTTGCGGAAAACCTCGTGTTCAAGGAGGCGCCGAAACTCATCCAGCAGTTACAGAATCCCGAGACCGTGCCACGCACCGTCCAGCAGGGAATTCAGCAAGGCATCAAGCTGGGTCTCGAGGTGCTCGCGGGCGGCCAGGTCGAACGCACCCCGGCCATCACCGCCGGTCGGCCGATCTCGCAACACAGCGTTCCGACCGCGCACCGGGCCCGGCGGCTCGTCTACGCCCCCGATCTCGACGGCCGCGCCGACCCAGGTGAGATCGTCTGGACCTGGGTGGTCTACGAAGACGACCCGACCAAGGGCAAAGACCGCCCGGTCCTGGTTGTGGGCCGCGATCAGCGGACGCTGCTCGGGCTGATGCTGTCCAGCCAGGAGCACCGCCGCAACGATCCCCAGTGGATCGCCATCGGAACGGGCAGCTGGGATTACGACGGCCGGGCCAGTTGGGTGCGGCTGGATCGCGTGCTCGACGTGCCCGAAGAAGGTATCCGTCGCGAGGGCGCCATCCTGGACCGTGACCGGTTCGAGGCGGTCGCCGCCCGCTTGCGCGCCGAGTACTCCTGGAGCTGA
- the lepA gene encoding translation elongation factor 4 — MKQRRDCVAGVGARYPGWAHHVLDTHAHQEIPISSFADKTFTAPAQIRNFCIIAHIDHGKSTLADRMLQLTGVVDDRSMRAQYLDRMDIERERGITIKAQNVRLPWQFTGDDGAEDNYVLHLIDTPGHVDFTYEVSRALEACEGAVLLVDAAQGIEAQTLANLYLALDRDLTVIPVLNKIDLPAADPERYAGELAHIIGCEPSDVLRVSGKTGEGVAELLDEVVRQVPAPTGDADAPTRAMIFDSVYDIYRGVVTYVRVVDGRITPREKIAMMSTGATHELLEVGIVSPEPKPSAGLGVGEVGYLITGVKDVRQSKVGDTVTTARGGAKEALTGYREPKPMVYSGLYPVDGSDYPDLRDALDKLQLNDAALTYEPETSVALGFGFRCGFLGLLHMEITRERLEREFDLDLISTSPNVVYRVVKDDGSEIVVTNPSDWPEGKVREVYEPVVKTTVIAPSEFIGTIMELCQSRRGELGGMDYLSPERVELRYTMPLGEIIFDFFDSLKSRTRGYASLDYEEAGEQQADLVKVDILLQGEAVDAFSAIVHKDSAAAYGNKMTTKLKELIPRQQFEVPVQAAIGSRIIARENIRAIRKDVLSKCYGGDITRKRKLLEKQKEGKKRMKTIGRVEVPQEAFVAALSTDAAGDKPKK, encoded by the coding sequence ATGAAACAGCGCCGCGATTGTGTCGCGGGGGTGGGTGCTCGATACCCTGGATGGGCACACCACGTGCTCGACACCCACGCTCACCAGGAGATTCCCATCAGCAGTTTCGCCGACAAGACGTTCACTGCGCCGGCGCAGATTCGGAACTTCTGCATCATCGCCCATATCGACCACGGCAAGTCCACGCTGGCCGACCGGATGCTGCAGCTCACCGGTGTCGTCGACGACCGATCGATGCGTGCGCAGTACCTCGACCGGATGGATATCGAGCGCGAACGAGGCATCACCATCAAGGCCCAGAACGTGCGGCTGCCCTGGCAGTTCACCGGAGACGACGGGGCCGAAGACAACTACGTCCTGCATCTGATCGATACGCCGGGCCACGTCGACTTCACCTACGAGGTATCCCGCGCCTTGGAGGCGTGCGAGGGTGCGGTGTTGCTGGTCGATGCGGCGCAGGGCATCGAGGCGCAGACGTTGGCCAATCTGTATTTGGCCCTGGACCGGGACCTGACGGTCATCCCGGTGCTCAACAAGATCGACCTGCCCGCCGCGGACCCGGAGCGTTACGCCGGTGAGCTGGCACACATCATCGGCTGCGAGCCGTCCGACGTGCTGAGGGTGTCCGGCAAGACTGGCGAGGGTGTGGCCGAACTGCTCGACGAGGTGGTACGCCAGGTGCCTGCCCCGACCGGTGACGCCGACGCTCCCACCCGCGCGATGATCTTCGACTCGGTCTACGACATCTACCGCGGCGTGGTCACCTATGTCCGCGTCGTCGACGGCCGGATCACGCCGCGCGAGAAGATCGCGATGATGTCCACCGGCGCCACCCACGAACTGCTCGAGGTCGGCATCGTCTCACCGGAACCGAAGCCCAGCGCGGGCCTCGGGGTGGGGGAGGTCGGCTATCTCATCACCGGCGTGAAGGACGTCCGTCAGTCCAAGGTCGGTGACACAGTGACGACGGCCCGGGGCGGTGCCAAGGAGGCGCTGACCGGATACCGCGAACCCAAGCCGATGGTCTATTCGGGCCTGTACCCGGTCGACGGCTCGGACTATCCCGATCTACGCGACGCGCTGGACAAACTGCAGCTCAACGATGCCGCCCTGACCTACGAGCCGGAGACCTCGGTGGCGCTCGGCTTCGGGTTCCGCTGCGGGTTCCTGGGCCTGCTGCACATGGAGATCACCCGCGAGCGCCTGGAACGCGAGTTCGACCTCGACCTGATCTCCACATCGCCCAACGTCGTCTACCGCGTCGTGAAAGACGACGGCAGCGAGATCGTGGTGACCAACCCGTCGGACTGGCCCGAAGGCAAGGTCCGCGAGGTCTACGAGCCGGTGGTCAAGACGACGGTGATTGCGCCCAGCGAGTTCATCGGCACCATCATGGAGCTGTGCCAGTCGCGCCGCGGTGAACTCGGCGGCATGGACTACCTCTCACCCGAACGCGTCGAGCTGCGCTACACGATGCCTTTGGGCGAGATCATTTTCGACTTCTTCGACTCGCTGAAGTCGCGCACTCGTGGTTACGCCAGCCTGGACTACGAGGAGGCCGGTGAGCAGCAAGCCGATCTGGTCAAGGTCGACATCCTGCTGCAGGGCGAGGCGGTCGACGCGTTCAGTGCCATCGTGCACAAGGATTCGGCGGCGGCCTACGGCAACAAGATGACCACCAAGCTCAAGGAGCTCATCCCGCGCCAGCAGTTCGAGGTTCCGGTGCAAGCCGCGATTGGTTCGAGAATCATTGCTCGCGAGAACATTCGGGCCATCCGCAAGGACGTGCTCTCCAAGTGCTACGGCGGTGACATCACCCGTAAGCGCAAACTGCTCGAGAAGCAGAAAGAGGGCAAGAAGCGCATGAAGACGATTGGGCGCGTGGAGGTTCCGCAGGAAGCATTTGTCGCTGCGCTCTCGACGGACGCGGCGGGGGACAAGCCCAAAAAGTAG
- a CDS encoding sensor domain-containing protein, with translation MRTVGALGLLVSAVMLTSGCTKIVDGNVAAADGLAPRPLSGQSVEKALPDIGQVEKIVGESLTEDTYVPSISGGLDDLPDGLATEQDATPHECVGVSSPMQRSTYESADVTGAASTQWKGDESDGAVLAVDVGVVALGSVADANALFAEFAKQWKDCQGQTVTLVRESVRGGFYTDAITDVRSTGSVVAATVEFGHTTDKSTSPVARAVGVKANCLVEAEIAYYSDAVTSGKPSDVDTVAIDIARAMMERVEELT, from the coding sequence ATGAGAACGGTTGGCGCGCTTGGGTTGCTGGTGTCCGCCGTCATGCTGACGTCGGGGTGCACCAAGATCGTCGACGGGAATGTCGCGGCTGCCGACGGTCTGGCACCTCGTCCGCTGAGCGGTCAATCCGTCGAGAAGGCCCTGCCCGACATCGGGCAAGTGGAGAAGATTGTCGGTGAATCCCTCACAGAGGACACGTATGTGCCGTCGATCTCGGGTGGGCTCGACGACCTGCCCGACGGTTTGGCTACCGAACAGGATGCGACACCGCACGAATGTGTCGGCGTGTCGAGTCCTATGCAACGCAGCACCTACGAATCCGCTGATGTCACCGGGGCCGCCAGCACGCAGTGGAAGGGCGACGAATCCGATGGCGCGGTGCTTGCCGTCGACGTCGGTGTGGTCGCCCTCGGCAGCGTGGCCGACGCCAACGCCCTGTTCGCCGAGTTCGCCAAGCAGTGGAAGGACTGTCAGGGCCAGACAGTGACGCTTGTGCGGGAATCGGTTCGCGGTGGCTTCTACACCGACGCGATCACCGACGTGCGGTCGACCGGTTCGGTGGTTGCCGCCACCGTCGAATTCGGCCACACCACCGACAAGTCGACCAGCCCGGTGGCCCGTGCCGTCGGCGTGAAGGCCAACTGCCTGGTCGAGGCCGAGATCGCGTACTACAGCGACGCGGTGACATCGGGCAAGCCATCCGATGTCGATACCGTTGCCATCGATATCGCGCGGGCGATGATGGAGCGGGTCGAGGAACTCACCTGA